A region of the Mus caroli chromosome 7, CAROLI_EIJ_v1.1, whole genome shotgun sequence genome:
ACAAAGAGTATGAATATAAAAAAGACTAAGTCAATAAACAATACAAACCATTATGGCTATCTCCTTTTATAACGTATTCAAAAGTGTAATGTGCTGCCATAAGTCTATGTAAAAGTAAACCAACCCTCTCTTTTTCCCTATCTcattagttagtttggctaataAACACAATTTCAAATATGCTATAAAATGTAATTGACTTATTTTCCACTAGAGAACATGAAATGGGGTGGAGAGGTGCCTTGGTTGGTAAATGTTTTCTGGATAAGCATAAGAATGTCGATATGGACCTGTAAAACTGCTATGGAAACTGAGTGAGATGGCATGTCTATCACCCAATTAAtgtgggaaaggaaaaaaaaattgattcctGGGGCATGATGTCTACCCAGGTCCTTCAGATATCAAATATATGCATTTCAGGATCAATGAGTCAGCTTGACTTAAATGTGTGACTTAAAATGACTTAAAACACAAATTGTGGAACCATAGAGTAAACACCTAAAAGATGATCTCTGTACTCCATTAGTTCATGTgcagaaaaagaattaaatacacatacacaaacacacaaagaatataCACCTATGTATACCTTACATACACACGCAAGcacaaaattaaatattcaaatggAGACTGTAGGTAATATGAAGAGGTATTTCTACATAGCTAGCAAGTATAATCCTCACTCAAAACACAACATAGTATTCAGGATGTCAAAAtttgcagaaaataaatgaaattatacacatattgtgttgcaaattgtatatttgaaaatatgttgaTTGATAAAGCATTTGAATAGAGAGGGTAAagagaaccatcattaaaaatatataaacacactctatacatatacatatatacatggatacacacagaATAACAACATAAGAAGGATAATGACTGTACTACTCACAATCTTAGCCTGTATGCAAAAGAACAAAGGCATAAGTAattaaacagaacagaaatgaagtATAGGTATAGGAGGGTAACATTAAGTCATGTTTGTGTTGGAGCTTTAGAAGGAAACAGATTTCCTCATAGCTTTTAACAAGTTTCTTGGGCTGAAGACATTTCACAGGGAAGTGAACTCTGTAGAGTGTTCTCCTTTCCCTACAAGTCATGTCTCCTGCAAATGCTCTCTAGTTATTGTTGATGTCATGCAGTGGATGAACTTTACTGAAATAGGAAACACTTTTAATACCAcacaatggtttttttttgttctttattattttattttattttattttattttttgatttgtgAAGTACCTTGTCACAGGAAGATAATATTGAGAGTTTCCCTGGATAGTCACAGTCTGTCAAAGAGGCAAAGGGGGACCCTATTTCTGAGAAGGCAGATTTCCTCATAAAGTGAATCAATAAAAACTGTTACTTCTTTCTCCCCCACATTGTCAAATTGTCAGCTGTAACCTTCATATACTGCTCTTTAAACACATTAGTTACCAATGTGCTAACTGATGTCTTGGAATATTTATACCCTGTAAACAGGTCTGGTATTCTTTGCAAACACACTGCAAAGGACCCCTTGGGTTCTAATGCATTTCTGTCCTTACTGAATATTTTTTCTCTGCAAACCACAGGCATAGCCATTTTCCTTGTAGCCTTCTCCTgtgaatgacaaaaataaatgctTACAGCTCTcaagggggtgggagtgggggataagaaggaaagaaagagaggaggggcaagccTCCTcatttatagtgagtcaggcaaaactggctgttgtcaggtaactgtggggcagagcctagacaaaatgctaacaattgttattttgttttgtttgtaaaggAAGTAAAGAGTTATCAGATCACCAGATATTCATTCAATCTTGCCATGAAGAGAAAATTAGCAATTCTTTTAGAAAGGTATACTCCCCAAATGAGAATGGCTTTACATACAAGAGCAGAAATTGGAATTTTAACTCTATAGGTTAGTCTGATATAATTTTCTAATCTTTGATCAGATCAGCTATCACATGAGTGTTTTTATTTCAAGGTAAAAATGAGTATCTGCATTTTTTTTGAGAGTCAATAATTGCAAAGCTTGGTTGTAAAATGTGAGGCACTATACCATGGAGAGATACTTTGTACTCTTCAGTGAAGTGAACCCCTTGGGCAGAGAATTTTGTGCAAACTCCTTAAAGCACACTTGACATCAGTATTTCTCAGGCTGTAAATCACAGGATTAAGTGCTGGAGGCAACACAGTATATAGCACAGAAAACAGCCTGTCTGCAATTGATGCTGAACTTGAGGGTGGCTTCAGATAGACAAAGCAagcagtagcaatgaaaacactgaaaacagtgaggtgggggaggcaggTGCCAAATGCTTTGGACTGACCTTTAGTGGTAGGAATCCTCAGCACAGtggagaaaatataaaagtaagaGAGCACAACACATATGATACAAACCATGACCAGACAAAGACCAATTCCAAGACTTGTATAAATGACCATAAGTGTGTCAGAGCAGGAGATCCTTAACAAtgagggaacatcacagaaaaacTGTGGGATCACCATGGAGCCACAGAAAGGCATGGAAAATGTGCCAGCTGTGTATAAAGCTCCAAACAATATTCCAGTAGCCCAGGAAACACCCACCATCAGCACACAGTTACCATTACTCATGATGGCCTCATAGTGTAGGGGACAGCAGATGGCAACATAGCGGTCATATGACATTGCTGTTAGGAGAAATACGTCTCCAGCtgcaaaagaagtcattaaaaacaattgGAGGGCACAACCCAGAATAGAAATTGAGTTATTGTGAGTTATGCTATTGATAAAGAAATTTGGGATTggaacagaaataaagaatacaTCAAACAGGGACAAATTCTttaggaaaaagtacatgggcgTTTGGAGTTTCAGATCCAGAGTGATGAGTGTGATGAGAAGAAGGTTACTCATTATGACTGCTAGGTATATTACCAGCAAGAACAGCCCACATACAGTCTGTAGTTCTGGAGTAGACGAGAATCCCATAAGGATGAACCCTGTTATTCTAGTGGCATTTGGCACACTAGAGTTTTCCACAGCCTGTCACGTATGAGAAGTAAGCAAAAATTAGCACTTTGATGTACAGAAATGCTCAGTCGAAATGGACCCAGGATCCTACCTAGATACTGCCCccattttttctttctacaaGGTAATGCTTTTACTGGATACATTAATTGTACTAATTCGCTTTCTATTACTGTTTTACCATGTTTTGCTACAAATTTTTAGAATGATTGTTAGTTATATATTATCCTTTTCTTAATAGAATTGACTCTTTCCTTGAAATTGCAGTTGTTCAGTTGGCAACAAACTACAGAATAAAACCTTCAAGTTTCTCCATGCACTATTTTATTAACTTTGTTTTAATCTTGGCTTAGAGCACTACTATGCTTTGTATGGCCACACTTACCACCTCAAAAGTATTTTCcttaccaaggggcctctcttcccaatgatgaccaactaggccatcttctgctacatatgcaactagagacacaaagtacagggccaagaagtggagtgggtgggtaggggcgcaGGGCAGGgcgtggggggaaggtatagagaactttagggatagcatttgaaatgtaaataaagaaaatatttaataaaaaataaaataaatagaattaaataaataaaaagaatttgccTAATGCTAATAAGTGTCCTTTTTTGTAcctgaaatgttttcaaaatattgcCATCTGCCACATTTTATCATGTTTTCTGGACCCTTTGAGTAGAACCTGTATTCCTTCTTCTGTTGGCTCAATCATGTTTGGACAAAAGCTTTCTTCACCATGTATTTTTCTGTGACAGGCCTGTGCCCCTAAGCAGAATGATCATTTCCTAGGTACCAATTTGTCTCTTCTCTGGTTGATATATAAAAGATTAAACACCTTGCAGTGTAAAAGACTATTCTACATCCTAGCAGAAACAGTTTTCTCTACATTTACCCCTAATTACCCTTAGCAATTTTAACCTTACTGATAAAATTCAATAAGTTCAGAACGGAGATAATAGTCCAAAAGTAACATTTTGACCAGGAATATGTGAGATTAATAGCTCTTATCCTTTTTCTAATAATCTATGActtcttttttctacttttaaatatatagttatatgtttatatttatcaaattccttccctgactttcaggattgttttttatttgctttctgtgaTGATATTAACCACTTCTAATTTCCACTGTAATTCCATAACAAAACAATTTAAGTTCCCTtgcttaagaaaataatattatccATCATATTAaattcatctgtaaaataggcATATGTTGTAATTGTAAACTCTCAGCTATAGTTATATTAAAAActtaaacatatacaaataaatatctcTGTCATCAtggatataaacaaaataaaataagtgtagAATTTTGTGTAACATTCATGTCATCTTCaattaataaaatcttaaattataGAAGATATCAATAAATTTGCTATGAGAAGTGATTTGGAGCCCCCTTGGAAATGGGAGATATGGACTTCCACAGTGAAGggcatttgagtgtgtgtgtgtgtgtgtgtgtgtgtgtgtgtgtgtgtgtgtaaatatattaaatctctttctccttctatcTCCTGCTTCCAGGATGACAACTCTGTGACTATTCATTtattaaatgcctaggccataatcTTTGGCTCATTCCCTGGCTAACTCATAATTTATCTAACCCACACAAACTACTCTGTGACTACCACTTAGTTACTTACTTCTCCTTCAGTTCCAGCCTTTTTCCTTGGATTCCCCCTCAAGTACTCCTCCAGCATCTCCATTGAatcaacttttctttcttctcctattATTCTTTTACCAATTCTCAGGATCCTCTGacttcctgccagtgtcccacctcctatttacTGTCTCAACTCATTAGCCAtaagcttttttattgacagctGATACTTATAAGTGATTCTctctacatgtacacatatacatgcatgcactatCTTAGTAAACCAAGACAACAACAGAAAGGAGGTACTGTATTTGAAAGAGAGAACACAGGAATATGAGGTGGGGGTTAAAGTGAtgcaaggaaattaaaaaaataatttaattaaatcatatcctcaaaaaatgttttataaaatcaaaatagaaaaaaaagtgagtggctggagccatggctcagaaGATgaaacacttgttgctcttggagaCAATGTGAATTCATTTTGCAAAAgctacatggtggcccacaatcGTCTGTGACTCCAGTTGAAGGGCTCTAACACCTATTTCTAGCTTCtatggcaccaggcatgtacagtGTATACAAACGTTAATacacaaaaccacaaatatacataaaattaaaatatgaattatgtcTTCAATAAAGTATATACCTAAATTTGGAAAGTTTTTGagtcacatacatgcatgtgtattatGGATATGTCaggattttcttgtgtttcctttgTACAGAAAACTTGAGAGACCATCATATCAAACTATTTCATCCAATTGTGCTTTCATATTTATCTTTAACATACCAGGTTATGATCACTTCTTAGTAAGATCTAACATATGCTGATATCCTGCTGCTTCAAGCTCTATCTGTAAGTTCATTACTGGTTACTATATTTGTGATAGGTGTATTCCTCATTGAAAATAGACACAATGTCACATTTATTCAGAATTCTCAAATACCTGGAACATGGCTTGTCATCAGGCATGTAGAGAAAGGACTTCCAACAAATCcagttaagaaggaaaaaaatataaacattaacatTCAGGTTATTGAAGGATCACATAAATGTTAGCAAATTCTGTATTTCTCACCTATAGTTAAAATTTTGGCCTCTGGTAAGACTCAAACATAGGTGCTAAACTTTATCCTCTTCTTAATATAGATTAAAGCAAATACAAATAAGAATATAGTTTACCATGTTTGAAGTTATgattagattttctttgaaacaCTATGTAATCTAGAGGTCTCTAACAGACCTTTTTAAGGCCTTTGGTTACAACCTTAATATTCCCCAAAGAAAAATCATTCTTAATAGTCTtacttattatttactttttttaaaagacaattagTGTTAAGATAATTGGCATTTTCTGTAGGAAAGAAAGATCATTCCCCAGAAAATGCATAGAAAAATCATGAAGAAATTGGCTCACACTTTCCTAGGATAATATGAAACTAAATACATATTATTTAGCTCATGATTTGAGCTTAGGAATCATGCACATTGCATGGAAGGGAAGTCATGTTGTCCGTAGTAAGGGTCAAATTCAACCTGAAATTAGGAAGACACATGTCAAGACAATGTTGATGCTCTGCTCATCCATTCCTCTTTATTCAGTTAAGGACCATTTTCAATAGAACTATAATTTTACACTCAAAGTGTACTCCCAAGGTCATTCACTCATATTTGAAAGACCATCATGAATATGTCAAGACATTTCTTGGTAATGTCATTTTATATCACACACAGTTGAAAATTACTGTAAGCCATGATAGTTTCATTCTTTGCCATCTTGATACCCAAATGTATAATGTTTACATAATATCATACCACTCCTGGTGTCTAAACTTTCATATTCATTTTACAATGCAgaattcattttgtcttttaaggTTTatataggttttttgtttgtttgtttttttgtttttttataaaccTAAAAAAAGGTTTATAAAGTTTTAACAGCACCATTTATTGTTCAGGAGTCTTCTCTTCAAATTTCATTTGAAACATATGTTGACCCATGaactttataaaatcaaaatataaattacaaactGTAAATACACAATGGCACAGTGTAAGCATTCTCACTGCAAACGTAAAAGGGATGGTAGTTCAtagcacaaaaagaaaatggtttggaacaaaactaaaacattaaAGAAACATCAAATACTTAGCTCCATATCTGATATTTGGGACTTATGATGGTATCATTTGGGCTTAAATAGCCTTCAGCAACTTCTCAGCTCTACCTCTGCCACTCCCTCACTGTCATCCTAATTGAAACTGGACCATCTCTACACTGATCACTTTCTTTGGTAGATGTTCCAGAATCCTGGCATCACCCAAATTATAAAGTTCCCACTGCAACTTGTGATTCATTTTCTAGTTAAATGCAATGACCAATCAGGGGCCTCTTTTGAGGAATTTTACCTTGCCACACATTCTCTAGCCTCAGGAGCCTTCAGGAACTTTGTTGCCAGCCTCCATATTCCCTTCTATGTAGAATCCCACTGCAAAATCAGTTCCTCATGATTGAGTCGTCCAAGATAGCCTAACATGTGCTCAAGATGTGGCTAAGACTCTTAGGTGGAAGTTATAGTTCCAGTCTAGGATATTGATGATAACATCTTGGAAAATCTTTTATGTATGGCTATGTGTGAGCAGAGGATCCCATTAGCATTCCTACTTTTAGTTGTTACATTTGAAGGGAGATTCCATTTAACTAATTTGGAGACTTTGATAGGTAGGAAGGTTTTGCCATTGGATCATTCTTCCTTTTGTCTGGGTTGCAGCTTGTgccacttccttagttagattcaccTATTTAGGAATTTATGCCTTTATGCCATTTATTGAAAACTTTTACCTTGCTTATAATTCTTTCCTATGTAAACTGTCCATTGACCATAATTTTACAAGATTAAATGAACAACCAACTAATCATCTGAAAAGTATGAACTATTTAACTGTACACAGTTAACTGGCTAGTACCTGGTGATCACACAGAGATAATTGGAGCATTGAGCAGTCCTGTGATGTTAGGTATATTTAGGAAACTAACATCTGATGGGTGATTCATTCTCAAAGAAGGGAATCTCAGCTCTTATGCATGCATGGaagaggagggtttttttttccccataagtCTGGGCAGCATGTGCAATGACTACTGTAGAGAGAAACATGACCAGTGCATGATCACAGGATTCTCAAGAACAAATTTACttagataaaggaagaaaaaagcttAGTGTTGTCGTTTGAACCTATAATTAATATTATAGTACCTGGATAAACTGAGATAAGATAATTGTCACCCTGAGATATACAGAATGTATTAGTATAGCATTGGCTACAATGTAAGAATTTTGTTTGAATTAATAGTAGTGGTACTATGGGTTGTtttagtagtagtaatagtagtagagtagtagtagtagtagtagaagtagtagtagtagaccTAATAAAATATCTGGTGGCTTATCAACAGGTTTTCTAGGTCATAAACAGAATTTTGGCTTACATCATTATAAAAATATCACCATTTGAACTTTATATTATggtagaaatatgttttaaatgacaTTATGAAATGTTCTTTCTGGTTGTGGTGTAGAGGATACTTTAGAAAAAGATGATAGAGGAAGAAACTCACTCCTTAGGACAATATTATGTTACCTAAATTGtagacttgaaaactttatatgctaGCATTCTAGtgataatagaaatataatagaAAAGAATATGGTAGTAAAATCAGAATTAGTTTTTCTTGTACATGAATTGTGATTCAGTCATAATAATAAGAATagggtagttttatttttcttaaattggaTGGAAAAAACTGagtttagaaatttattttgtatagCTAAAAATTCAAGCTTCAAGAATATAATTTAAGGTATTGGCACATGTTTAAATGGAAACTTAGCACACCAGTGCTTCAAAAAACACATGACAGCAAATgtattattcaaaatataaatggaattattgattttatcaaatgcacatgtcttagggtttcctttgctgtgaagagatgtgATGATCAAGGATAACCAAAAcaactcttttatttttgtaattctgtaaaatatatattatgtttataatgtaatttatataagtatataatgtatataatgtaattttttatgtttatattataatatatgaaattgaaaatataatatgtattatatatatattaggagaAGAAGATAAAGTTAAGAAGTTTGGGGAattttttaattgcttatttatttatttatttatttatttatttatttatttataatcatttcaaatgtatccccttttccagtttcccctccataaatcCCTTATGCTCTCTCCCCTTTACCTACCACTATGAGGGTTCTCCctctcctacccatccactcctaccttGGTGCCTTAGCATTTCCCTACCTGAGACATTGCTCCTCCACAGGATCGAGACTCCCCTTGCAGTGATGTCTGATGAGGgaatcctctactacatatatacCTGGAACTATGGGCACCTCGATGTGTACAGTTTGGTTGATAGTTTATTCCCTAGGAACTTtgaggtgtctggttggttgatattgttattcttcctatggtgttgtcaagctcttcagctccttaagtccttgctctaacttccccattggggtctGTACACTAAGTGCaatgtttggatttttttaaagatttattttatgtatataagcacactgtagctgtcttcagacatgaaAATCTCATAGTATACCATTGAAGATGGTTGCAAGCCAAAGtctggttcctgggaattgaactctgggcctctggaagagtaatcagtgctTTTATTCAtgaagccatctcttcagccctccaaggcaactcttgtaaaagaaaatattttgttgttaatGGTTTACCATGTCCAAGGttcaatctattatcatcattgtgggaagcatagcagcatgcaagcagacatggtgctagaggtgaaaagaattatatattttgatccaaaggcagcaagaAGAATTCTGTCATCTACCATATGATAGGAAAATGGTCTCCTCTACATTGGGCAAAGCTTGAGTATAGGAAAGGATCTCAAAACttatacccacagtgacatactttctccaacaatgcCCATACCTTCGAATAGTGCCACgtcccatgggccaaacatattcaagccaccacagtacACAACAGGAGTATACTGCTAatgatgtatttaaaataaattttaattaggaAGTTACATAAGTATTTACAAATAGCAATCATAACCACATATCTGGCTGGCCACAACAACTTGGTATTGTTTGTACAAATGAGTCAACAGAGAATGCAGCCCTAACATCAAAGGGAGTAACAGACATATTATATTTCAGTCAAATATGAATGTCCATGGTCTAGGAACATGGAGTCAGGCTTCTTCAAATACATGAAGTTATATAGTTACCAAAGAAAATATGGTTGCAAATAAAAGCATGTTTACAAATATGTTCATGGAAATACTATTTAAGtaagttaaagaaaaacagggaaattTCAAATTTCCAATATATAAATACAAGTCATTTGTATAATTGGGTTATAGAAAATAATCACTATAATCAAGGCAATAACTAAATTGCTCTTA
Encoded here:
- the LOC110297326 gene encoding olfactory receptor 14A2-like, coding for MEMLEEYLRGNPRKKAGTEGEAVENSSVPNATRITGFILMGFSSTPELQTVCGLFLLVIYLAVIMSNLLLITLITLDLKLQTPMYFFLKNLSLFDVFFISVPIPNFFINSITHNNSISILGCALQLFLMTSFAAGDVFLLTAMSYDRYVAICCPLHYEAIMSNGNCVLMVGVSWATGILFGALYTAGTFSMPFCGSMVIPQFFCDVPSLLRISCSDTLMVIYTSLGIGLCLVMVCIICVVLSYFYIFSTVLRIPTTKGQSKAFGTCLPHLTVFSVFIATACFVYLKPPSSSASIADRLFSVLYTVLPPALNPVIYSLRNTDVKCALRSLHKILCPRGSLH